One Candidatus Angelobacter sp. DNA segment encodes these proteins:
- a CDS encoding PAS domain S-box protein, protein MNSSASTRDRDESASASELSLDHTGVVFQSFFERSVDAVLLLDPQAGVFVDCNRAAVELAGAENKEQLLHVRPEELSPPFQPDGTPSVEKSAAIIGLIQSQKAHLFEWVMRRRDGRDVPIEVSATALHIGGKSIHVIISRDISERKKAERELLELNQSLEQRVTERTAALTTSEARFRALVEHAAEAIVVFDGDTGRFLFGNEHACRLYGVTMEKLTELTPADVSPEFQPGGRRSSELARELMAKALAGGMPVFEWIHLQRPKGRLIPTEVRLLRLPAEGQNLIRASIIDNTERKCAERALRESEAKFRALFEGASQGVVLHDENQILEVNPAAVRILGRRFAHEILGKHPGDFSPQLQPNGESSDAMARKHIGECMTQGSARFDWLARDPTGREISLEVMLTRIEWSGRQVIQAFITDITDRKRAQAALEESEARFSAAFQASSNFIATTRMSDGHFVLVNDAFVNWSGYSREEIVGRTALELGLWEQQSERQAFWDDLHRTGSVRQRECRFRNRAGRQFTMLISAEVIQLDHMPHMLGMALDITARKQAEAELRASEAQLRESEARFSVAFQASPVFIGILRITDGKFVLVNDALINWLGCSRSEALGQSCADLGMWENIADRALVMEELLTVGSIRQRECRWRNRRGERFTILVSAETITLDNAPHVLLLALDITQRKLAEVEMQESEARLRESEARFSVAFQASPVFITILRMNDGAYVLANDAFINWVGHSRAEVIGRTSAEFGMWENPDERDSALDDMRNIGSIRQREVRWRNRHGERLTILLSAETIQLNNTPHILSFAQDITQRKRAEEELRITLEREKELSQLKSNFVSMVSHEFRTPLGIIRSSAELLRDFHGRMQPDERNDQLESVIRNTCRMAGMMEEVLVLSRLDAGKLDFQPPRSI, encoded by the coding sequence ATGAATTCATCAGCAAGCACCCGTGACCGGGACGAAAGTGCCAGTGCATCCGAACTGTCGCTCGATCACACTGGAGTTGTGTTCCAGAGTTTTTTCGAACGGAGCGTTGACGCGGTCCTGTTGCTTGATCCTCAAGCGGGCGTGTTCGTGGATTGCAATCGGGCAGCGGTCGAACTCGCTGGCGCTGAGAACAAGGAGCAATTGCTGCACGTGCGACCTGAGGAACTTTCGCCGCCGTTTCAACCGGACGGCACTCCCTCCGTCGAGAAGTCGGCGGCAATTATCGGGCTCATCCAGAGCCAGAAGGCGCACCTCTTCGAGTGGGTGATGCGGCGGCGTGACGGCCGGGACGTTCCAATCGAGGTCTCAGCGACGGCCCTGCACATCGGCGGCAAGAGCATCCATGTCATCATTTCAAGGGACATCAGCGAGCGCAAGAAGGCCGAGCGCGAGTTGCTTGAGCTGAATCAGTCGCTGGAGCAACGGGTGACGGAACGCACGGCCGCGCTCACCACCAGCGAAGCGCGCTTCCGCGCCCTCGTCGAGCACGCGGCGGAGGCGATTGTCGTTTTCGATGGGGACACCGGGCGGTTTCTTTTCGGCAACGAGCACGCCTGCCGTCTCTACGGGGTGACAATGGAAAAACTGACGGAGCTGACTCCCGCCGATGTCAGCCCGGAGTTTCAACCGGGTGGACGTCGCTCCAGCGAGCTGGCCCGCGAATTGATGGCGAAGGCCCTGGCGGGGGGAATGCCTGTGTTCGAATGGATTCATCTGCAACGACCCAAGGGCCGGCTCATTCCCACCGAGGTGCGTCTGTTGCGCCTGCCGGCCGAGGGACAGAATCTGATTCGCGCCAGCATCATTGACAACACCGAGCGCAAATGCGCGGAGCGCGCTCTTCGCGAATCGGAGGCAAAGTTCCGCGCGCTGTTCGAAGGCGCGAGCCAAGGTGTGGTCCTCCATGACGAGAACCAGATCCTCGAGGTCAATCCCGCCGCCGTGCGAATTCTGGGACGCCGCTTCGCGCACGAAATCCTGGGCAAACATCCGGGCGATTTTTCACCGCAACTCCAGCCGAACGGAGAGAGCTCGGATGCCATGGCGCGCAAACACATTGGCGAATGCATGACCCAGGGCAGCGCCCGATTCGACTGGCTGGCGCGGGATCCAACCGGAAGGGAAATCTCGCTGGAGGTCATGCTGACGCGGATCGAATGGAGCGGGCGACAGGTCATTCAGGCGTTCATCACGGACATCACCGACCGAAAGCGTGCCCAGGCCGCGCTCGAGGAAAGCGAGGCGCGATTCAGCGCGGCCTTTCAGGCGAGCTCCAACTTCATTGCCACAACGCGAATGAGTGATGGGCATTTTGTGCTGGTGAATGACGCCTTTGTAAACTGGTCGGGCTATTCCCGCGAAGAAATCGTCGGACGCACCGCACTGGAACTGGGATTATGGGAGCAACAGTCGGAACGCCAGGCCTTCTGGGACGATCTGCACCGCACCGGATCCGTGCGCCAGCGCGAGTGCCGGTTCCGAAACCGCGCGGGAAGACAGTTCACGATGCTGATCTCCGCAGAAGTCATCCAGCTTGACCATATGCCGCACATGCTCGGCATGGCGCTGGACATCACAGCGCGGAAGCAGGCGGAGGCTGAATTGCGGGCGAGCGAGGCGCAGTTGCGCGAGAGCGAAGCGCGCTTCAGTGTCGCCTTCCAGGCCAGCCCGGTTTTCATCGGCATTCTCCGCATTACCGACGGAAAATTTGTTTTGGTGAATGACGCGCTGATAAACTGGCTGGGTTGCTCGCGGAGTGAGGCCCTGGGCCAGAGCTGCGCCGACCTTGGCATGTGGGAAAACATCGCCGACCGCGCGCTGGTCATGGAAGAATTGCTCACGGTCGGCTCCATCCGGCAACGGGAGTGCCGCTGGCGCAATCGCCGTGGCGAGCGGTTCACCATTCTTGTTTCTGCGGAAACCATTACTCTCGACAACGCGCCTCACGTCCTGTTGCTCGCCCTGGACATCACGCAGCGCAAACTGGCCGAGGTGGAAATGCAGGAGAGCGAGGCGCGCTTGCGCGAGAGCGAAGCGCGATTCAGCGTGGCCTTCCAGGCCAGCCCGGTGTTTATCACCATTCTCCGCATGAACGACGGGGCCTACGTCCTCGCGAACGATGCCTTCATAAACTGGGTCGGCCACTCCCGGGCGGAAGTGATCGGGCGCACGTCCGCCGAGTTCGGGATGTGGGAGAACCCGGATGAACGCGATTCGGCGCTTGATGACATGCGCAACATCGGTTCGATTCGCCAGAGAGAGGTCCGCTGGCGAAATCGTCACGGCGAGCGCCTCACCATTCTGCTTTCGGCCGAAACCATCCAACTCAACAACACGCCGCACATTCTCTCGTTCGCCCAGGACATCACCCAGCGAAAACGAGCCGAGGAGGAGTTGCGCATCACTCTCGAACGGGAAAAGGAACTCAGCCAGCTCAAGAGTAATTTCGTTTCGATGGTCTCGCATGAGTTTCGCACTCCGCTCGGCATCATCCGATCTTCGGCGGAATTGCTCCGCGATTTCCATGGGCGAATGCAGCCGGACGAACGCAACGACCAACTGGAGTCCGTCATCAGAAATACCTGCCGCATGGCCGGCATGATGGAAGAGGTCCTCGTCCTCAGCCGCCTGGACGCCGGCAAGCTGGACTTTCAACCGCCGCGCTCGATCTGA
- a CDS encoding cupin domain-containing protein produces the protein MKPVDGHCLITPEDLHWRPSNMMKIPNADFLERTKSENLGARLWRLPPKSANTLHKHIRSEEFYFVVAGVGRLRVGEQTLTVPKHGGVLVGPNELRQVFNDTDSEVLWLIVSAPEEGEFLSGARSQLDMSLIYPVDPGQLPKELAGVDWPPTTMTGWDPTTTGAF, from the coding sequence ATGAAGCCCGTTGACGGCCATTGTTTGATCACGCCGGAGGATCTCCACTGGCGGCCCTCGAACATGATGAAGATCCCGAACGCGGATTTTCTGGAGCGGACCAAAAGCGAGAATCTCGGCGCGCGTCTCTGGCGGCTGCCACCGAAGAGCGCCAACACGCTGCACAAACACATTCGCTCCGAGGAATTTTATTTCGTCGTCGCAGGTGTTGGCCGCCTCCGCGTGGGCGAGCAGACGTTGACCGTGCCGAAGCACGGCGGCGTGCTCGTCGGGCCAAACGAGTTGAGACAGGTATTCAACGACACGGACAGCGAAGTGCTCTGGCTCATCGTAAGCGCGCCGGAGGAAGGTGAATTTCTGTCCGGCGCAAGGTCCCAACTGGATATGTCACTCATTTATCCGGTTGATCCGGGGCAATTGCCGAAGGAACTGGCCGGTGTTGACTGGCCGCCGACAACGATGACGGGCTGGGACCCAACAACGACAGGCGCATTTTGA
- a CDS encoding anti-sigma factor: MNCAESRLLLHAHIDGELDVTSSLELERHLKTCAACAAGQESVQSLKTALRGSQLRFDAPDSLRRQVRLVARGSSDKTQPGLFRSLLLWRSVAFGATAVALLAILLRTGISGADQLASEAVSGHVRSLMAGHLTDVASGDQHTVKPWFDGKLDFAPDVKDFAAEGFPLVGGRLDYFDGRAVAALVYRRNKHFINVFVWPATNTGAEKTKTQTRRGYSVIYREANGLHHCLVSDLNKTELSELANLFGR, translated from the coding sequence ATGAACTGCGCTGAAAGCCGTTTGCTGCTGCACGCTCATATCGATGGCGAACTCGACGTGACCAGCAGTCTTGAACTGGAACGGCATTTGAAAACGTGCGCCGCTTGCGCCGCCGGACAAGAATCCGTCCAGTCGCTGAAAACGGCGCTGCGCGGGTCGCAACTGCGGTTTGACGCGCCCGATTCGCTGCGAAGACAAGTGCGTCTCGTCGCTCGCGGTTCGAGTGATAAAACTCAACCGGGCCTGTTTCGATCTCTGCTGCTCTGGAGATCCGTGGCGTTCGGCGCGACGGCGGTTGCCCTGCTGGCGATTCTTTTACGGACGGGCATTTCCGGGGCGGATCAACTGGCGAGCGAAGCTGTGTCCGGTCACGTGCGCTCGCTGATGGCCGGACATCTCACCGATGTCGCCTCCGGGGATCAGCACACGGTGAAACCGTGGTTCGACGGCAAGCTGGACTTCGCGCCGGACGTGAAGGATTTCGCCGCGGAAGGTTTTCCGCTCGTCGGCGGACGATTGGATTATTTTGACGGTCGGGCCGTCGCCGCACTGGTCTATCGGCGGAACAAACATTTCATCAACGTTTTCGTGTGGCCGGCGACAAACACCGGCGCGGAAAAGACAAAAACCCAAACCCGACGCGGCTATTCTGTCATCTATCGCGAAGCAAACGGCTTGCACCACTGCCTCGTCTCCGATTTAAACAAAACAGAACTGTCCGAACTGGCGAATCTCTTTGGGCGATGA
- a CDS encoding ATP-binding protein produces MDEVLSATNRRCLIELSMVSIPDTAQADERLLGHIFTNLLTNAVKYSEVGASVHFFVQRNGRDAVCVIRDKGIGIPLEDQPQLFKAFHRGGNVGALPGTGLGLLLVKRCAELHRGKVHVNSKVGNGTTVTVRLPVF; encoded by the coding sequence GTGGATGAGGTTCTCTCGGCCACCAACCGCCGCTGCCTCATCGAACTTTCGATGGTCTCCATTCCCGACACGGCACAGGCCGACGAACGATTGCTCGGTCACATTTTTACCAATCTCCTGACCAACGCCGTGAAATATTCAGAAGTCGGCGCGTCCGTGCATTTTTTTGTTCAAAGGAACGGGCGTGACGCGGTGTGCGTGATTCGCGACAAGGGAATCGGCATTCCGTTGGAGGACCAGCCGCAGTTGTTCAAAGCCTTTCATCGAGGCGGCAACGTGGGCGCCCTGCCGGGCACCGGACTCGGCCTGCTCCTGGTTAAACGCTGCGCCGAATTGCACCGGGGGAAAGTGCATGTGAACAGCAAGGTCGGCAACGGCACCACGGTGACGGTGAGGTTACCCGTATTCTAA
- a CDS encoding sigma factor-like helix-turn-helix DNA-binding protein, with translation MNSRKLRIKIPRPVRFTAPMRACYAPRWKRCHWQFREALVLRELEGLSYKEIAEVAAVPVGTVMSRLARARRQLQGALNRKEKV, from the coding sequence ATGAACTCGCGGAAATTGCGGATCAAAATCCCACGGCCGGTTCGTTTCACAGCGCCGATGCGGGCGTGTTACGCGCCGCGCTGGAAGCGCTGCCACTGGCAGTTTCGCGAAGCGCTCGTGCTGCGCGAGCTGGAAGGGCTTTCGTACAAGGAAATCGCCGAAGTCGCCGCGGTGCCGGTCGGCACGGTCATGTCGCGGCTCGCCCGTGCGCGACGGCAATTGCAAGGCGCGCTCAATCGGAAGGAGAAAGTATGA